In Thermoplasmatales archaeon, the genomic stretch GATTTCAAAATATTCAGCAATTCCAATTGCATCCCTTATATTCATAAGTTTATTTTCTTTGCTGTAGAAAAATTAATCGAAAGAGAATGATAGATAATAAAAGCAAAAATCAAAAGAAAATATTTAAAAAGCAGGATTAATTTAACAAAAGTATGTTTATAAAAAAAATAAAAGTAACAAATTTTAAAAGTTTCAACGATTTGGAGGTAAAACTTGGTAAATTCAATGTGTTGATTGGTGCTAACGCTTCTGGAAAATCCAACTTTATTCAGATTTTCAAATTTCTGAAAGACATAGAAAACTGGGGATTAGATGATGCAATATCGCTCCAAGGAGGAATAAAATATCTAAGAAATCTTAAATTGCGCAATAGCAAGAATCTTTCGATAAAATGTGTTTATGGGTATGATAAAAATGAGGGCGGCTCAATAGAAACAAGAGGGAAACGGATAAAATCCTATGAGATAATTTACGAATTTGCATTGGGATTTAAAAAAAAGGGATATGGATTTGAAATCGTCAAAGATGAGTTACACCACAAATTCAAGTTTTTTGAAGAAAAAAAGGGAAGAATAGAAAAGGAGGAAATAGGAGAAGGAGAAGTTATTATTTCTTGTGTTGATGGAAAAATAAACATCTCTTTAGATAAACCAGAGGAAATTCATATAAAAGAAGACGATATACCACTACTACAAATTTTTGACTTTTTTATAGAAAAAAGAGGGTTACCACCCAAGTCTCTTCTTCTTCAGTCTCCGCTTCTGGATCTTTTTTCAAATCTCTCTTTATCTCGTTCGCCGGGATTTTCAAATCTTTTTAAAAAGAACTTTATATACGATTTTGATCCAAAATTATCTAAAGAGGCCATTCCAATTACTGGAAAAAATGATTTAGAAGAAAATGGCAGAAATTTGTCACTTATTCTTAAAAATATACTGGAGGAAAAAATAAAGAGGAAAAAGATCATTAATCTGGTAAAAGATATTCTTCCATTTATAAGTGATCTAGATGTTGAGAGGTTTGCAGGCAAGTCTTTACTCTTTAAATTACAAGAGACGTATTTTA encodes the following:
- a CDS encoding AAA family ATPase; protein product: MFIKKIKVTNFKSFNDLEVKLGKFNVLIGANASGKSNFIQIFKFLKDIENWGLDDAISLQGGIKYLRNLKLRNSKNLSIKCVYGYDKNEGGSIETRGKRIKSYEIIYEFALGFKKKGYGFEIVKDELHHKFKFFEEKKGRIEKEEIGEGEVIISCVDGKINISLDKPEEIHIKEDDIPLLQIFDFFIEKRGLPPKSLLLQSPLLDLFSNLSLSRSPGFSNLFKKNFIYDFDPKLSKEAIPITGKNDLEENGRNLSLILKNILEEKIKRKKIINLVKDILPFISDLDVERFAGKSLLFKLQETYFTEDYLPAYLISDGTINITALILALYFEKKPLAIIEEPERNIHPSLLAKIIDMMKDASGNKQIIVTTHNPQIVKYAGLENILLVSRDKEGFSTISRPADKDEVKKFLKNEIGLEELYVQNLLG